The region GGGAAGATCGTCGGCAGCCAATCCGGGCCGAGCGCGACCACCGGCAGCCCGACCACCGCGAGGATCAGGGCGACCAGGTACAGCAGCAGCGCGAAGATCCGCTGCCACACACTGTTGCGCACCAAGTACTGGTCGTAGGCGAGGGTGATCGAGTCCACCAGCGAGGCCAAGGCCGACGAACCCGCCCACAGTGACAACAGGAAGCCGACCGAGACGATCTCGCTGCGCCCCTTGGTGAGGATGTCGGCGACGGTCGGCCCGATGATCTGGTCCACCACGTTCGCAGTGAAGACCGTGCGGGAGAACGCCAGGATCTTGTCGTGTACGGCGTCGACGACCTCGGGCCCGAACCAGTCGCCGACGAAGCCCAGGCTGCCCAGCAGCCCCAGCAGCAGCGGTGGCATGGACAACGTCTGCCAGAACGCGGCGGCCGCCGACTCCGAGAAGATGTTGTCCCACCAAGCCTTGTCGAGGGTGCGCATCACCAGGCGCAGTGGCCCGCGCCGCACCGGGGCTTCCCGTGGTGCGACGGTCGCACTGCGCCCCCGGCGATCTGGTGGACTTGGCTGACCCATGGCACCCCTAAGGATGCTTCATCCGCTCCGGCCGCGAGCGTCGGCCCGGGAAAACGCCCGGGAACGCAGAGTGTCGCGTACCTCTCCTGCGGCCATGCCCGTGTCGGCGGGCTTCGAAAGGTAAGCTGCACGGCGGCCCGCTTCGAGTTGATCGACGCCTTGGCGAGTGCGGGCGGTCGCGAGGCTGTGCAATGGCGCGCCCTCACCAGCAAGCAGGGGAGCCAGAGGAAGGAGCGGCGAGCCGGCGTGTCCGAAGCGCAACTCGACTATTCCGTTCGATCCGTGCTCACCGACCCCTCGCAGGCCCCGTCCCGGCCCCTGCGTGCCTGGCAGCGCCGGGCGCTCACCAAGTACCTCTCGAGCAGCCCGCAGGACTTCCTGGCGGTGGCGACGCCGGGTGCGGGCAAGACGACGTTCGGGTTGCGGATCGCTGCGGAGCTGTTGGCCGATCGGACGGTCGAGGCGGTCACGGTGGTCGCACCCACCGAGCACCTCAAGCACCAGTGGGCGCTGGCAGCCGGTGGCGCAGGTATTCCGCTGGACTCCAACTTCCGCAACAGCGACGGCATCACCTCCAGCGATTATCGCGGTGTCGTGGTGACCTACGCGCAGGTCGCGGCGCACCCGACGTTGCACCGGGTGCGCACCGAACGCCGCAAGACGCTGGTGATCCTCGACGAGGTGCACCACGCGGGGGACGCGAAGTCCTGGGGGGACGCGATCCGGGAGGCGTTCACCCCGGGAGTGCGGCGGCTATCACTGACCGGCACCCCGTTCCGCAGCGACGATTCGCCGATCCCGTTCATCGGCTACGAGCCCGACGCCGACGGCTCGCTGCGCAGCCGCGCGGACCACTCCTACGGCTACTCCGACGCCCTCAACGACGGCGTGGTCAGGCCGGTGCTGTTCCTGGCGTACTCCGGGGAGGCCCGGTGGCGCACCAACGCCGGTGACGAGTTCAGCGCTCGTCTTGGCGAGCCGCTGACAGCAGAGCAGACCGCTCGGGCATGGCGCACCGCCCTGGACCCGTCGGGGGAGTGGATCCCGACGGTGCTGCAGGCCGCCGACACCCGGTTGACGCAGCTGCGCAACGGCGGGCTCCCGGACGCCGGTGGCCTGGTGATCGCTTCGGACCACGTGACAGCGAAGGCATACGCCAAGACCCTGCACCGCCTGACCGGGCACGATCCGGTGGTGGTGCTCTCCGACGACCCGCAGGCATCCGGGCGGATCGCCGAGTTCGCCGAGTCTGAGGACCGCTGGATGGTCGCGGTCCGGATGGTCAGCGAAGGCGTCGACGTGCCACGGCTGGCGGTCGGCGTCTACGCGACGAGTGCTTCCACGCCGCTGTTCTTCGCGCAGGCCGTGGGCCGGTTCGTGCGGGCCCGGAAACCGGGCGAAACGGCGAGCATCTTCCTGCCGAGCGTGCCTGTGCTGCTGGAGCTGGCCAGCCAGCTGGAGGCGCAGCGCGACCACGTGCTCGGCAAGCCGCACCGGGAGAAGGACGGCTGGGACGACGAACTGCTGGCCGCGGCCAACAGCAAGCGCGACGAGCCCGGCGAGGAGGAGAAGGCGTTCACCTCGCTGGGCGCCGAGGCCGAGCTGGATCAGGTGATCTACGACGGCTCGTCGTTCGGCACGGCCGCGTTCAGCACCAGCGAGGAAGAGCAGGACTACCTCGGGCTGCCCGGCCTACTGGAACCCGACCAGGTGCGCGCGCTGTTGCGGCAACGTCAGGAGCAGCAGCTGGAGGACGTCGGCAAGCGCGAGGCCGAGGCGAAGGCGGCGAAGGCCGCCGAGCAGGCCGAGCAGCGCGCCCGGCCACAAAGCGTGCAGGAGCGGTTGCAGAAGCTCCGCAAGGAGCTCAACACCCTCGTGTCGTTGCACCACCACCGCACTCGGAAACCGCACGGCAAGATCTACAACGAGCTGCAGAGAATCTGCGGCGGGCCGCCTACCGCGATGGCCACCGTCGAACAACTCGAAGAACGCATCGCCACACTGCGCTCCTGGTGACCTCGCCCGACGGCGATCTCAACGGAAATCGTCAACCGGGCTCGCCGACGCCGGTCTCGTAGGGTCGTGGGCATGGCTTATGACGTGGAGAAGGTCCGGGCGCAGTACCCGGCGCTGTCCGACGGTCGGGCGTGGTTGGACGGTGCGGCAGGCACCCAGGTCCCGCAGTCGGTGATCGACGCGGTCAGCGATGCTTACCGGGTCGGGATGTCCAACGTGGGCGGCCCGTTCGAGTCCAGCCGTCGCGCCGCCGGGATCGTCGCGGAGGCGCGGGCGGCTGTCGCCGACCTGGTGGGTGCCCCCGACCCCGCATGCGTGGTGTTCGGCCCGAGCATGACCGCACTGACCTACCGCTTCGCCGCGGTGTTGGCAGCGGGCTGGGCGCCGGGCGACGAGGTCGTGGTGACGCAGCTGGACCACGACGCAAACGTGCGCCCCTGGATGCAGTACGCGCAGCGCGCGGGCGCGGCCGTGCGGATGGCCGAACTCGACCCCGCGACCGGGGAACTGCCCGTCGACCAGGTCACCAGCCTCATCGGCGAGCGCACCAAGCTGGTTGCCGTCACGGCAGCCTCGAACGTGCTGGGCACCATGCCCGACCTCCGAGCGATCTCCCACCGGGCCCGGGAGGCCGGAGCCCTGACCTACGTGGACGGGGTCCAGCACTGCCCGCACGCCCACGTCCGGCTTGCCGAACTGGGCGCGGATTTCTACGCGACCAGTGCGTACAAGTGGGCAGGTCCGCACTTGGCCGCAGTGGTCGCCGCCGACCCGTGGTCGCTGGAGAACCTGTACCCGGACAAGCTCACGCCGTCGCCGGACACCGTGCCGGAGCGGTTCGAGCTCGGGACCAGTCCGTTCGCCGCGATGGCCGGAGCGGTCGCCGCAGTGGACCACCTGGCCGGACTGGACTCCGACGCCGACGGCGGCCGGGTCGAGCGGCTGGCGGTCTCCCGGTGTTCCGTGCAGGCCCACGAGGACGAGCTGGCCAAGATGCTCTTCGACGGGCTGGCCGCGCTTGACGGCGTCGTCCGGTATGGCGCTCCGCAGGGCCCCTGCACGCCTACGGCGTTCTTCGGGCTTCCGGGCAAGGAACCCTCGGATGCGGCGGCGCAGCTGGCTGAGCGCGGTCTCAACGTCTCCCACGGGCATTCCTACGCCTGGGAGGCGGTGCACGCGCTCGGCATAGGGCCGAAGGGCGGCGTGCGGGCCAGCCTGTCGCACTACAGCAACCAGGCGGACGTCCAACGGCTGCTCGACGCCCTGGGCGAAATCAGCGGATGAACGCGGTCCAGGCCTGACCAGGCGATGGAGCCTGGAAACGACCGTGCCCCCGCAGTTCCCTGCGGGGGCACGGCCTCGGCTTGACGGGTGTTACTGCTCGTCCTGTTGCAAGTCGGCCTGCACTTCACGCAGCCCGGCCTCGTACGCGCGGGCGTGGTGCCCGCAGAACAGAAGCTCCCCACCGGATGGCAATACGGCGCGAAGCTTGGCAGCGGCCCCGCAGCGGTCGCAGCGGTCGGCGGCGGTCAGCTCGGGGCGGGTGAGCGTTCCCGGCATCGTGATCTCCCTCCGTCCCGGCGTCGGAATCACCCGACGCCCTCGATCCTGCTACGACCACCGGTGGCCCACTGGCTGCGGGGTCGGTGCTCGTTGGCTCCACTCTTCCAGACGCTTTGGCCGGAGTCAGTGTTCCCGCGCCGGGTGGCGATGGTCGTCACCATGAAGCACCCGGTTGCAGCAGCAGTGCTCGCGGAGCGTGATCAACACCGCGTAAGGCCCTGTGACATGGGGAAATAACCCCTGGTGAGGCGGGGTAGCGTGGGTCCGGAGCCGATCACGCCCCGGACATATCGTGTTTCAGATCACAAGTCGGACAGTGATCTGCGGACGCCGGTTCCGCTGCAAGCGAACAGCGAATCTCACCAGGCGGACGGATTTTCCACCGCCGGAGCGCCACCGGGAACGCGAAAGTTGGCCGCCGACCGGATCGGATCGGCGGCGGGCGGATCATGGCACTCTCCGTTCAGCGCGTCGATGGAAGTCTCTTGGGTCCGCCCATCGGGGCTCGCGGAGGAGTTTGATCGTTGCTCCTTTCGGGTGCAGGAGGCGCATTTTCCTATTGCGTAATGATCGTACGGTTAACGTCGGGCTCAGCTCGTCCGTCACGCGAAAAGCGCTGAATAACCTCGCCGAGGTTGTGCTCGCTCTCGCACATTGGAGCTGATCTCGGGTCCGTGTTGTGGGCGACTGAAGGTCCGAGCGACCGGAGCGTGTTCTTGGACTTCGCGTTGGACTGGCAGGGAACGCTCGCGATTGCCGTGCATCGCCTCGCTTCGTGGGAATTGCTTCGGCCGACCACGACGTGGACACCGCGTCGCGCGGACTGTGTCGTCGAGGCGCGGATTCCATTTGCTCAATTCATGCTCAACATCACAAGAGAGCTGCAGCTGCTTCGGCGGGAAGGCACCGACCCGAGCGGTGATATGACAGGCTGGGGTTACTACTTCCCGATGTCGCTGTTTGAACAGCTCGAACGAGTCAGCGCTAGGTATGGCTACATGCCAAGCACTGACCCACGTCAATTCAGGGGGAACGAGAAGTGAGAAGCGCACTAGTCGGTGCGACAGCGGTTGCGACCATGCTGCTGGGGGTGTCCACGCGATCACGTGGGCGCCCCCAGAATCATGTGAGGACATGCCGCGTGCTTCTGCGCGTGGGCTCCTATTCGCAACCCCCTGCCGTCCGACGCACCGGTCGATCCGACTGCGCAGGTACGCGGCTTCGGTGAAGCGCGCGAAGATTATTGGGCGTCGTGCCCACTATCTGACTGAAACCGTTGTACTTGTCTGGATTAATGCCGCTGACCCGCGTAATGGCAGGTCAGCGGCATTGCCTAGCAGAGTTGTCAGTCCAGGTAGTCGCGGAGCACCTGGGACCGGGACGGGTGGCGCAGCTTCGACATCGTCTTGGACTCGATCTGCCGGATCCGCTCCCGGGTCACCCCGTAGACCTGGCCGATCTCATCCAGCGTCCGCGGCTGGCCGTCGGTGAGCCCGAACCGCAGGCGGACCACGCCGGCCTCCCGCTCGGACAGCGTCGCTAGCACCGACTGCAACTGGTCCTGCAGCAGCGTGAACGACACCGCGTCGACCGCGACGACCGCCTCGGAGTCCTCGATGAAGTCGCCGAGCTGGCTGTCGCCCTCGTCGCCGATGGTCTGGTCCAGGGAGATGGGTTCCCGGGCGTACTGCTGGATCTCCAGCACCTTTTCCGGGGTGATGTCCATTTCCTTGGCGAGCTCTTCGGGCGTGGGCTCGCGGCCCAGGTCCTGCAACAACTCGCGCTGTATGCGGCCGAGTTTGTTGATCACCTCGACCATGTGCACCGGGATGCGGATGGTGCGGGCCTGGTCGGCCATGGCGCGGGTGATGGCCTGCCGGATCCACCAGGTGGCGTAGGTGGAGAACTTGTAACCCTTGGTGTAGTCGAACTTCTCCACCGCGCGGATCAGGCCGAGGTTGCCCTCCTGGATCAGGTCCAGGAACGCCATGCCGCGCCCGGTGTAGCGCTTGGCGAGGCTGACGACCAGCCGGAGGTTTGCCTCCAGGAGGTGGTTCTTCGCCCGCTCGCCGTCGCGGACGATCCAGCGCAGATCACGGCGCATCTGGGTGGTCAGCTGCTCGCCGACCTCCTCTACCTGCCGCAGGCGCTCCGCGCCGTAGAGCCCGGCCTCGATGCGTTTGGCCAGCTCCACCTCTTCCTCGGCGTTGAGCAGCGCGACCTTGCCGATCTGCTTCAGGTAGGCGCGCACCGAGTCGGCGGAGGCCGTCAGCTCGGCGTCCTTGCGAGCCTGCCGGAGTGCCTCGGACTCCTCTTCGTCCCAGACGAAGTCGCCGGATTCCTTGGCGTCCTCCTCCGGAACGGGCTCTTCCGGAATTTCCACCTCGACGTCGGCGAGGTCGCCGACGTCCGGGGACGTCAGGTCGGTCTCGATCGGTTCGTCGATCTCCATGCCCTCGCCGCTGCCCTTGGCGGAAGCCGATTTGGTCGGCTTCTTCGCGGGGGCCTTGGCACCCTTTTTGGCCGCCGATTTCGCGGCGGTGGTCTTGCGGGCCGTCGACTTCGCACCCGAGCTCTTGGGAGTGCTCTTGCGCGCGGCGGTGGAGTTCGTCTGCTCGGCGTCAGACGAAGCAGCCGCCTCCGAAGCTGGGGTGGCCTGGGACTGGCCCGACTGGGACTGGGCACCGCCGGTGGTTGCAGCGGAGCGTCGGGTTGCGGTTTCTGCGGCTGCCACGTACGCCCTTTCGCGACGGTCGATCAGGGCTGGCCGGAGGGCGCGAAACCTCGGCCGCCAAAGGTCGGGGACAACCCACTGGATTCAGCCCTACGGCTGTTGAGGAATCACCCATGCGTTCCTCGGTGATCCTCGACGAGGACTTCGAATCAAGTGGGCCGTGTTCCATTGTAACTGCGATGTGGGGGTGCGGTTCCGCTGCAAGGCGGAGTCGGCCCGGCCTGTCGTGTGGTACGCGATCGGCCGTTCAGGCGTTGTGCCTGGTCGTGGCGGCCGTAGCGGCCCCGACGATGCCGGCGTCATTGCGCAACGCCGCGGCCACCACCGGCGTACGCGTCTCCAGCAGCGGAATCCATTTGTGACCCTTTTTGCTGACCCCGCCGCCAGCGATGATCAAGTCGGGCCAGAGGAACTTCTCCAGCGCCTGGATGTAGTGGCTGACCCGGGGCGCCCACTCCTCGTAGGAGAGCTCCAGGTCGTCCTTGACCGAGGCCGCGGCCTGAGTCTCCGCGTCGAGGCTGTCGACCTCGATGTGCCCGAACTCGGTGTTGGGCACCAGTTGGCCGTCGATGAACATCGCGCTGCCGATGCCGGTGCCGAAGGTCAGCACCACGACCAGGCCGCGATGTCCGGCACCGGCGCCGGCGCGCATCTCGGCGATGCCGGCGGCATCGGCATCATTGAGCACCAGCACGTCGTCGCGGGTGCGGCCGAGCCGCTCGGCGAACAGTTCCTGGGCGTCCGTGCCGATCCAGCCCTTGTCGACGTTCGCGGCGCTGAGCGCGCTGCCGTCCTTGATCACGCAGGGCAGCGTGATGCCGACCGGACCGGTCCAGGCGAACTTCTCGACGATCTCGGCGACGGCGTCCGCCACGGCGGACGGTGTCGAAGGCTGTGGGGTGGGGATCCGCATCCGCTCTTCGGCCAGCACGCCACCGTCGATGTCGACCGGACACCCCTTGATGCCGGACCCGCCGATATCCACGCCGAAGCCGCGGGCAGTCGCCATGGCTGATCCTTCCTATTCGATTCAGACGAAGGTGTGCAGACCTTAACCGGGTTGTGTTGCGATGTGTACGTGGGATTGGCAGCAGAAGTAGACGCTAAGGGCCTGCGCGAGGTGGCGGTGCAAATCGCCCGCGAGGCCGCTGACCTGGCCCGCACCCTCCGTGATGAGTCTGTCACGGACGGTGCGGTCGACACCAAGAGCACGGAGACCGATGTCGTTACGGCCGGCGACCGCGCCGTGGAACGACTCGTGCGGGAGCGGCTGGCGCGGCTGCGGCCCGGCGAGTCGGTGCTGGGGGAGGAGGAAGGCGGCGAAGGCGCCCTGGACGGGCTGCGCTGGGTCGTCGACCCGATCGACGGCACCGTCAACTACCTGTACGGCTTCCCCTGGTACTCGGTGTCGCTGGCCGCGCAGCTGGACGGACGTTCGGTGGCCGGTGCGGTGGTGGAGCCCGTTTCCGGCCGGGTGTGGAGTGCCGCAGCCGGGCACGGCGCCTTCCTGGACGGCCGTCGGCTGCGTGCCTCGGCCGCCGACCGGCTCGACCTGGCGCTGATCGGCACCGGGTTCTCCTATTCAGTGCGACGCCGTACGGCGCAGGCGGAGGTGCTCGGTCGGCTGCTGGGGCAGGTGCGCGACATCCGGCGCTCCGGGGTGGCCTCGCTGGACCTGTGCGCCGTCGGCGCGGGTTGGCTGGACGGCATGTTCGAGGTCGGTCTCAACCGGTGGGACTGGGCCGCCGGCGCTCTGATCGCCGCCGAGGCCGGTGCCGAGCTGCGGTTGCCCGAACCGGATTCGACGGACGGGCTGGGCGACGGGATGATCGTCTGCGCCGCGCCGGGCATCGCCAAGGAACTGACGGCGGCCCTGCTTCGCGCCGACGCCGGCCGGGTGTAACCGCCGATCGGTGAGCGCGGCGTCAGCAGTGCACGTCGCGGGCATCGGTGAGCAGATCGTTGCTGATCTGCGGGGGAGTCACCTCTTGCTGGGCGCCGTCCTGGTGGTTGCGCTGGGGCACCCAGTTCTCCAGCTCCTGGAGCACCTGCTTGGCCTCCGACGTGGTCTTGATGTCGTCGAAGCCGGTCCCCAGCGCGAAGTCGACGCTGGCGTCCTGGCGTTCGTCGCGGACCAGCTGGGCGCACGGCGCGATCAGGCTCAGCGTCCGCGCCGCGCTCACCCCGGCGCCGCCGAAGCGGATCTGGCCGTGGCACCGCAGGTCGTAGTTGACATAGACCGGGTCGTTGTCCGCGCCGCCCTTGGCGAAGCCGAGGTTGGCGAGCTCGTCGCTGACCAGCGACGCCTGCCGGGACTCGCCGTTGCCGTTGAGCACTCGCACCCGGACGTCCTGCGGCGGAATCGGGGTGGTCGAATCGAGCGCGGTGCGCGGCAGCATCGAGCCCAGCGGCACCGGGGCGGGCCGGTCACCAGCCTTCGGCGTGGCCATCGGTGCGCCGGGCGGGTTGCAGGTGGTCGCGGCGTTGATGTCCTTCACGGAGTCGAAGATCCGCGTCCACAGCAGTCCGGACAGCACCACGAGCCCGACCAGCACCACCAGAGCGGGCAGTGGCCGACGCCGCCGATACCGGGCTCGCCGACTCCACCTTGCACTCACGGCTGACACGTCCCGCTCCTCCCTAGACGCCGTTGACTCGCGTGCGTCCTACATCACTAGATCAGCCTAGGCGTATGACCTGTGTTGCGCGGCGGTGGACGCTGTCATCGTGTCGGAGGCATCCGAAGTGCGCCGCTGAATCGATGCCGAGCGGCGAACTTCCTGGGCATCGCATCATGGAGCGCGTTACGGGGCAACCGAAGAAGGCGACCGGACGGAGCCGGGAATTGATCTTCCACGGCCCGCGGATGCAGCGAACAACACACCTATGGGTGACCTAATGCATGCGCGGACTTGGTATGAGCTACCCTCTCGGCGCCTCACGGAGTGCCGGATGAGGCAAGTCGCTCATAACGGGGGAACTGAACGCGTTGCAGGGCGAGACCACGATCACTGCGCCAGCGGGCACAAATTCGGGTCCTGGAACGTTTACCAGCGGCACACCATTGCAGTCTCCACTAACGCAGGGGTGAATCACGATGGCGACCGACTACGACGCTCCGCGCCGCGAGTCCGAAGACTTGGCGGAGGACTCGTTGGAGGAGCTGAAGGCGCGACGCAACGATGCGCAATCCGGCGTCGTCGACGAGGACGAAGGGGCGATCGCGGAGAACTTCGAACTGCCGGGCGCAGACCTGTCCGGCGAGGAGATGACCGTCAAGGTGCTCCCGAAGCAGGCTGACGAGTTCACCTGCTCGAGCTGCTTCCTCGTCCACCACCGCAGCCGGCTGGCCGAGAACCGGAATGGCCGGCTGGTCTGCCGCGACTGCGCTGCCTGATTTCAGGCGGCCGGTGTCGACGAGACCGGGAAGTGGCTGGGCACACGCGGCGGCGTGTGCCCAGTTGTTTTCCTCGGAAGTTCCCAGACCAGTCCGCACTGCGGGGCGGGTGGCGGCGTAGCGGCCGCTCCGATCGGGTGCGGTCGCAGACTTCCTGATCCGCCGGATCGTTAGCGTTCCCGCAGGGCGGCGGCGAGTTCGGCGGGGCGGCGCGTGCTGACGACCCAGTAGGGCGTGGGGTCGGCCGGGTCGTTCAACCAGATCCGCACAGAGGTGCGGATCGACGCCCGGTGCACCATGAACGCGGCCGGATCCAGGTCCGGGCCGAGAGCCCGGCGCTGCTCAGCCGGGGCGATGACCTCGACTTCGTCGATGAACCGCAACGGCAGGTGCGCGTCACCGACCCACAGTTCGCCGTCGACGATCTCGATCTTGGTGCGGCTCAGCCACACCGGGACCGCGATCGCCAGCGGCACCAGCACGACGTAGGGCAGCCACGCCCGCACGCCCGGATAGCCCATGTGCACCTCGGCGGCGAGCAGCACGGCGGCGATCACCGGCAACGGCCACGTCCACCACGCTGCGTGCAACCGTTCGCGGAACACCGGATGCCCCTTCGAATTCGCCTGACCGGGGGTGTCCCCGGCGAGGCTGGCCGCTTCTACACTCTCCGACACGGGTTCAGGGTAATCTCGCCGCCCGTGTCGAACGTGAAGGTCCTGCTGACCCGACTTGATCCCGATGTGCCGCTGCCGGCGTACGCGAAGCCAGGCGATGCGGGCGCAGATCTCGTGACCACCAGCGACGTGGTGCTCGAACCCGGCGAACGCGCCGTGGTGGGCACCGGAATCGCGGTGGCGCTGCCGGAGGGCTACGCGGGCTTCGTGCACCCGCGCTCGGGCCTGGCCGCCAAGGCCGGGTTGAGCGTGGTCAACGCGCCCGGCACCGTCGATTCCGGGTACCGCGGTGAGATCAAGGTCTGCCTGGTTAATCATGATCGTGCGGTACCGCTGTCGTTGCGGCGCGGCGACCGGATCGCCCAGCTCGTCGTGCAGAAGGTCGAGCACGCGGTGTTCCAGGAGGTCGAAGAGCTGCCGGCGTCGCAGCGGGGTGCCGGGGGCTACGGGTCCACCGGCGGGCACGAGGTGCTGGCGGTCTCGGGAGTCGAGGCCGGTCACAGGACGGAGGTCTGAGGAAATGTTCGGATGGGGCCGTCGAGGCAAACGTGCCGATGACGCGGCTGCGGACGAGGCGTTGTACGACGAGGTCGAGGATCTGGACACCGGCGGCGGACCGTTCGACGAGAGCGAGGCGCCCGACGACCAGGTGGAGCGGCTCGACCTCGGTTCGGTGCGGCTGCCGGTGCCCGAGGGCGGCCAGTTGCAGGTCGAGGTCGACCCGGCCGGGCCGGTGCGCGCGGTGCACCTGGTGACGCCGGTCGGCCGGCTGACCGTCAGCGCGTTCGCGGCACCGCGCAGCAGCGGGCTGTGGGCCGAGGTCAGTGCCGAGCTCGGCGAGCAGCTGCGCAAGGATGGCGCGCGGGTGCATACCGAGCAGGGTGACTGGGGCACCGAGCTGGTGGCCGACTCGCCGAAGGCGGCGCTGCGGTTCGTCGGGGTGGACGGCCCGCGCTGGTTGCTGCGCGGCGTCGCGGCCGGGCCAGGGGAAGTCGCGAAGGACTGCGCGAAGCTGCTTTACGCGGTCCTCGACGAGACCATCGTGGTCCGCGGTGCCGATCCACTGCCGGTGCGCACGCCGCTGCCGATCGAGCTGCCGGAGGCGATCCTGCGCCACATCCAGCAGGCCCAAGCCCAGGCCCAGAACAACGGCCAGACGGGCTGACCGCTTGCCCGGTGGCGTTGCCAGTAGGTCGCCGTCGCCGATCTGTTTTTCTGGAGCGCCGCCCCAGAACCGTTCGTGCGAAGCCCGTTTCTAGCCGGATTCAGCGATCACGAAGGCAACACGCCACGCTGGTGTTGATCAATGATTAGCCGATCGGGCGGGTCAAGTTCCTTATCCCGCCGGTCCCGCGACGACGCAGTTCGGGGCCGCTACGCTGGGGGTGCACGGGCTGCTAGTCGAGCCCCAGAAGCGCACGGGAGCGCTAGATGAGCAAGACCGACGGCGGCTACTGGCGTCGCCTCGTACGCCGCCTGACCAGCGACGTCGCCGAGCTGGACGCCGACGACCTCTCGGAGCAGTCCCAGGCCGGCGGCGCCCAGCGCGCGAGCGAGTGCCAATGCGGCCAGGAGGCCGTGGTGCTCGGCCGGGTGCGCAGCGTTGGTCTGTGTCCGAAGGCGTCGGCACCGACGCTGGAGGCCGAACTGTACGACGGCACCGAGGATGTGACGTTGGTCTGGTTGGGCCGCCGCCGGATCGCCGGGATCGAACCGGGTCGCATCATCAAGGCCCGGGGCCGGATCGCGGTTCGTGACGGCCGCAAGGTGCTATACAACCCCTACTACGAGTTGCAGAACACCGC is a window of Saccharopolyspora phatthalungensis DNA encoding:
- a CDS encoding OB-fold nucleic acid binding domain-containing protein → MSKTDGGYWRRLVRRLTSDVAELDADDLSEQSQAGGAQRASECQCGQEAVVLGRVRSVGLCPKASAPTLEAELYDGTEDVTLVWLGRRRIAGIEPGRIIKARGRIAVRDGRKVLYNPYYELQNTA
- a CDS encoding DUF3710 domain-containing protein codes for the protein MFGWGRRGKRADDAAADEALYDEVEDLDTGGGPFDESEAPDDQVERLDLGSVRLPVPEGGQLQVEVDPAGPVRAVHLVTPVGRLTVSAFAAPRSSGLWAEVSAELGEQLRKDGARVHTEQGDWGTELVADSPKAALRFVGVDGPRWLLRGVAAGPGEVAKDCAKLLYAVLDETIVVRGADPLPVRTPLPIELPEAILRHIQQAQAQAQNNGQTG